From a region of the Betta splendens chromosome 5, fBetSpl5.4, whole genome shotgun sequence genome:
- the LOC114843704 gene encoding uncharacterized protein LOC114843704 yields the protein MSSRRQSDMVQVTCVAIKEWTKILRFRFTPAPEASCTQHQRDAIFWDGERLLRTTELGPQGNLTKIKEGETYFLKGCRVTESGFLNLMRDSKIYLSSKMDVPQAAVEEGRAKLFPMSPHISFEDLQNPPTIFSVCGKVVKMSQILCKGDNLPLKEITITNPKGEEAQLSMWRECALQKLEINKQYNFTHLKMKHFSSYGRKCCSTSYTQITAAKTEDEVDITVKGVGEDDESVFLLTELGTEVIVPKGLWKGEMSHLSKLLPLSVHVIMEEGKVVKVDGLPTSEE from the exons ATGTCTTCTAGGCGGCAATCGGACATGGTCCAGGTGACCTGTGTGGCCATTAAGGAATGGACCAAG ATCCTAAGGTTTAGATTTACCCCTGCACCAGAGGCCAGTTGCACACAACATCAGCGTGATGCCATATTCTGGGATGGAGAGCGGCTTCTCAGGACCACTGAATTGGGACCACAGGGAAACCTAACAAAAATTAAGGAGGGAGAAACATATTTTTTGAAAGGTTGCAGAGTGACAGAATCAGGATTTCTAAATTTAATGCGAGACAGCAAAATCTATCT GTCCAGCAAAATGGACGTGCCTCAGGCAGCAGTGGAAGAAGGCCGGGCAAAGCTTTTCCCCATGTCTCCTCATATTAGCTTTGAAGACCTGCAGAATCCCCCAACTATCTTTTCAGTTTGTGGAAAGGTTGTGAAA ATGAGCCAAATACTGTGCAAGGGGGATAATCTTCCTTTAAAGGAAATTACCATAACAAATCCAAAGGGAGAGGAGGCGCAACTATCAATGTGGAGGGAGTGTGCTCTGCAAAAGCTTGAAATAAACAAGCAATACAATTTTACACATCTAAAAATGAAGCACTTCTCTTCTTATGGAAGAAAGTGTTGCTCGACCTCGTACACACAAATAACA GCTGCCAAAACTGAAGATGAGGTTGACATAACGGTTAAAGGAGTAGGAGAAGATGATGAAAGTGTTTTCCTACTCACCGAGCTAGGAACCGAGGTGATAGTGCCAAAGGGATTGTGGAAGGGGGAAATGTCACACCTGTCCAAGCTGCTTCCCTTGAGTGTCCATGTAATAATGGAAGAAGGGAAGGTTGTGAAAGTGGATGGGCTGCCTACATCCGAAGAAT ga